A genomic region of Aulosira sp. FACHB-615 contains the following coding sequences:
- the dnaB gene encoding replicative DNA helicase, with translation MTHELNFTSQQDRLPPQSIEAEEAILGGIMLDPAAMSRISDRLLPDAFYVNAHKDIYQAAQRLYSQGLPTDLLCITNWLSDNGVLFRIGGRNKLATLVDRTVTAVNIDALADLVMEKYQRRQLIKAGTEIVQLGYATETEFTNVLDQAEQKVYGIASEQNASDLVHISHALANTFIEIEARHAGTVAPALSTGFYDLDSLLGGGFRKGRLYVLAARPSVGKSALAGNLALNVAKTGQFPICVFSLEMSTEEYVQRFLSSESGIENNFLERGAISEGQWQPLSGAISQLSEQQIFINDESCPSLNEIRSQVRRISSHYGGVGLVIVDYLQLMAEAADSRANMTERVAEISRGLKKLAKDLDVPVLALSQLSREVEHRNDKRPILSDLRSSGAVEQDSDVVIMLYREEMYNEDTPDRGIAELIVRKQRNGPTGTVKLLFDHQFISFKNLSRGRGF, from the coding sequence ATGACACACGAACTAAACTTTACATCCCAACAAGACCGCTTACCTCCACAAAGCATTGAAGCTGAAGAAGCAATACTTGGCGGCATTATGCTTGACCCTGCTGCCATGAGCCGAATCAGCGATCGCTTACTACCGGATGCTTTCTACGTCAACGCTCATAAAGACATCTATCAAGCCGCACAAAGACTGTACAGCCAAGGGCTACCAACGGATTTGCTTTGCATCACCAACTGGTTGTCTGACAATGGTGTGTTGTTCCGTATCGGTGGACGCAATAAACTGGCCACACTGGTAGATCGCACTGTCACAGCCGTTAACATTGATGCTTTGGCTGATTTGGTCATGGAGAAATACCAACGGCGGCAGTTAATCAAAGCCGGCACTGAAATTGTGCAACTCGGTTATGCCACCGAAACCGAATTCACCAATGTCCTTGACCAAGCCGAACAAAAAGTCTACGGCATTGCTTCAGAACAGAATGCCTCTGACTTGGTTCACATTTCTCATGCCCTGGCCAACACTTTCATCGAAATTGAGGCGCGTCATGCGGGTACAGTTGCTCCGGCACTGTCTACTGGATTTTATGACCTGGACAGTTTACTCGGCGGTGGTTTTCGTAAAGGGCGGTTGTATGTGCTGGCTGCTCGTCCTTCTGTTGGTAAATCTGCTTTGGCTGGTAATCTCGCTCTCAATGTTGCCAAAACTGGTCAATTCCCTATCTGCGTTTTCAGCTTGGAAATGTCAACTGAAGAATACGTACAGCGATTTTTGAGCAGTGAATCCGGCATTGAAAACAATTTTCTCGAAAGAGGCGCTATTTCTGAGGGTCAATGGCAACCTTTGAGTGGGGCGATCTCTCAACTGAGTGAACAACAGATTTTCATCAACGACGAATCTTGTCCTTCTCTCAATGAAATCCGTAGTCAAGTCCGTCGAATTTCATCCCATTACGGTGGTGTTGGGCTTGTGATTGTGGACTACTTACAGCTAATGGCTGAAGCTGCTGACTCTAGAGCTAATATGACCGAACGTGTTGCCGAAATCAGCCGGGGATTGAAGAAACTCGCTAAAGATTTGGATGTACCAGTTCTGGCTCTATCCCAGTTAAGCCGTGAAGTTGAACACCGCAACGATAAACGTCCCATACTCAGCGATTTGCGTTCCAGTGGTGCTGTTGAGCAAGACAGCGATGTTGTGATCATGCTCTACCGTGAAGAAATGTACAACGAAGATACCCCAGATCGGGGCATTGCTGAGTTAATTGTTCGCAAGCAACGCAATGGCCCTACTGGCACTGTCAAGCTTTTGTTCGATCATCAGTTTATCTCTTTCAAGAATTTGTCTCGTGGTCGGGGGTTTTAA